ATCCAACAACCAAGGATAGGGTAGAGGGATGAATCCCCTTCATTTAGGTGAGAGGGGGTGTGTTTTGGTGATTACCAGAAACTTTTAGGTACTGAGGATTGGATTGGTAATCTGCTGGAACACCTCCAATCACCAAAACATCAATTTTTTGGTACTGGGGAGAGGGATAAGTAATCTGTTGGACAAAATGCAAACATAATGCTACAATTTGAGTTGTGCCTTGGTAAGATATGTGTGAGACAACTACCAAAGGTTCACGTGCTCCACAGCACGACAGAATAAAACAAGTGTTAAGAGTGAACAAAGGGCAAAACATTATCCACTTGCCTCAACTAAGTCAAAGTGTACTAACTACATTGCAAGGAGAACTGGAGAAGCATTCGCGTGAGAAAATCACTAGGAATAAGTTTGCTCCAATCAAATTCAAAAGGAGGCCGTCGAGTGTTGCAATCTATGACTATGCAAATACAGTCACTGAATTTTGCTAAGTTCCTAATACAAACCCTGCCTAATTACACAAGATTATTAGCCAATTCTATCCGAGAGTCAGAATTCAGAACCGAAAGCAGCCATCTAACCCGACCCGCGGCGCTCCCAAACCCGCAAAACCCAGCAATTCGGCGGACTCACTTGGCGAGCAGCTCGTCGAGGGTGGCCTGCTCCTCCGGCGACCACTCCCGCGCCAGGCCCGGGTCgtgccggagcgccgccgccgtgccgccgttGCTAGGGTTCgcaccccctccccctccccctcctcctccaccgccgccgatgGAGTGGGGCCCGTTCTGCGCGGCGATGCtggccggcggcgggtggcCGTTGGCGCCCATGCCCCCAGAATTGGAGCGTGAATGTTCCGCTGCTGACTTGGAGAAGTTGCTGCTCAGGCCCGAGCTGGTGGTTGTGGGGGAGGGGAGACCGGGAGAGAGACGCTCTCTTGTTGGCTGCAGCTTGCCCCGCACACGTGGAAGCCATCAATTAGCTTCCTGCTATGGGCTGGGCCCGCTTTTTACCGGTCAACAGCCCAGGGCCGAGAGAACGGAGCCGTCGTTCCGTTCGTTGGCCCAGGCTGCgcgcttttctttttttttagcGCCACACAGCAGTAACAGAAATTAACGGAGGAGAAAAGAAAGCTGCATATCCTGAGAAGCGACGACAATTACAACAGATGCAGATCATCAGTCTAGCATCTTTCTCGACGATACAACAACAATGGCTTCTCAACCAAATACTTTCATGCCTAACCAGACAACTACATGGTTGTGACAGTACCATTACTTCCTGTTGCTGCCGCTACCACATCCTTATTAGTTGTCAGGTTTCTCTAAGATCAATGATGATACAGAAAGGATAGAAGTTAGAAACCGTTAAGTCGTACCTAATATCATATACACTGTGAATTTTTATCAATACTTTATGTCTAACTTACTACACATGGCATTCTCTACAAATCCAAAAAGAATTCTGAAAAAATTGATTTTACCCAAGTGAAAAAATTCTCTGGAAGACATCATACCAAAAAAAAAATTTATGCTGAGCAAGAGGCAAATGCCTTTCATAGTTTCTATGCTCGAGTCAAGGGATTCAATATTTACACGTAATATGAAAGGTACTACCACAATAAAGAATATACCTTCTTGTTGTTGAGGATTTCTTTCTTTGGATCGTCCTGCACAGAACCATTGCAAGGCGTAATATTTAGGACGTTACAATGTAGTGTTTAAGGAAATACGGCAGTAGTTTTTTCATATCATCGCACGCGCACGCCTACTCCCACACTCCCCGTGCGGACACCTGTAGGCTGCAGATAGCTagggccttgtttagattgcaGGTTTGTATAACAGTTGGAACTTTTTACTACTGTagcactttcgtttgtatttgacaaattttatctaattatggactaactaggtttaaaagattcgtctcgtgatgtacaattaaactgtgcaattagttattttttttacatacatttactgctctatgcatgtgtcccaaaattgatgtgatggagagagagtgtaaaaatttggaatttggaagcgatctaaacggggcctagCTAAGATGTATCCAAAATCAACAACCGACTTCATCCATGACAGGTACATCATTCTAACCATTGTGGTGCATCCACGTATAAAGCTGCAACACAAAAAACTAGGAAATAAACCCACTGTGGGAAAACCCAGCACCGAACAGCGCTCGAATATAGATGGCGTGCGCTCCACCGAGCGGACCAAACCACGAAGCCATGGCTCGTTCGTTCGCATATACGGTAGTACCTTCGGAACCTACTGGTACAGTACAGGTTTTTTTTTTTCTCACCTTCAAAAAACAATCTGTATCAGTGGAACGCACTGGTACAACGAACTGGTAGaggttgttttttttttcttaccTTCAAAAAACAACCTGTAACCGTGTGTTTCCAGACGCAAACTGCAGAGCATTCCAAGCTAAAGGCTACTCCGATTCCATGACATTACGGAAACAGCTATAGATTACAAAACATGCCAGAGTCGGAACCTGATACTGCTGTATAAGCAGCCCTTGGTAACTCGGTACACGTTCCAACCGCCTGATTTGGGGACGGCTGGTAGATCAGCATCCAGACTGAACATGCTGAAGGAAGTAGGAGGTGAGAGGATGGAGCTACAGAACGAACGAACAAGCACCAGGGCTGccatttttttttatttcagcTGCCTATCTAAAGAACTCCTGGGACTACAGAGGATACATTTGTTTTGCTATTGCTACTGCATAGGTACAGCCGGCCTGGGGAGCAATGAGTTGACAAGCTCCTCGTTTATCTTCACGGGTAGCGGCGGCATCTGCTTCATGATCTCTGGAGCATCATTTATCCTGCAAATATTTTGCATGGGAATCAGAATACAAAGCATGGCAGTTGAAATTGGACAGAATAAAATACTTTTTTAGTTTAGAGCACAGAAGCTCGAGGGATGGATTTGGTTAGTGGGTGTGCATTGGTATCATTGGACCTTTCAAGGGTTCATAAACGCATAAGATTCTAGAATTCCTGTCACAGCTAAATAAAAGCCAAAAAGAACTTATTCATGGTTGTAAGTTGAGCGGTGGTAAAGGACTAGCAGATCGATTCTACATAGAACATCCGTGAGTTGTCAAGAGTCAAAGACCAAATTATGGACTGCCAGAATAGAAATCTTAAAGGTGAACTCCTCAATTCAACAGACTCTTAACATTGCAAAAAGAACTATCATGCCAAATTGCAATGGCCGCATTATGATGCATTGCCATGGTAGAAGAAATGGCAGAGGCTGCATAGACAATATGTCTTATATGTTCTGAAAAAATGTAAATTTGACCTGAAGATACTGCTTAAAGATGCAAATGAGGATACAAAATTAGCATGTATTAACAAAACTGACTGAGCATACGAGACGAATAGATCATTTCATATGTATTGGAATAAACACAACAATAATTCAAAACATACTCTTTCAAGATCCTGAGTATATTATCCCGAGTTTGGCACAACAGTGAGATGTTATCCTGTAtctgcaaaaaagaaaaaaaaactcaagTAAATAAAATAACATAAGTAAAACAGAGGCCTTGCTCGGAAGAGCAAACAATCAACAGACAAATACAGGTAAATCATTGCTCAGAAAACCACATTGAAAAATAAAAGGATACCTGCATATTGCTAAGATTTGTCGAGATTTGACCCAACACCTGCGCGTTAGTCTCAAGGATTTCTCCTGTTGGGCCTCCAATAGCTGCAGAAAGACAAAAAAAAAGGTGAATAATCTGATAAGTCAGTATTTAGTCTCCCGTGATTCAAGCGCCTCAAGAACTTCCATCAACTTTAAAAATGCATAGAGTAGAAAAACAGCTTAAATATGTCAAGCAATCAGGGTCTACATATATTAAGTAGATTCCCAAAATGTATTGCTATATCCAGAATCATGTCAAAAACACAGAGATGCCATGCAACTATAAATAGTGAATAGCATCTAGTATGCACTCTTCAGATGCCAAAAAGGGAGTACATTCTGGGAGTCCTGGACCAGTCTATGTTCCTAGTACCTATTATCAAGAAATAAAGTAGGGAAGGATTATGGTATAACATATGAAAAAGATAACAATAGCAAATGGCAAATGATGACAGAAAATGCAGTGAACTGTGAAACCCTACCATCAGTTAGGCATGAAAAGGAACTGCATATGCCAGTACATTTTCACTGTTTTAGCAGTAACATTGCCCAGAATCAGCTGAATATACGTGTCAGGTCAACTATACTTTTATACATAGAGTCCACCAGTCTCTGGTTTCAATGCCTCAGTGATATTGCAGAAACAATTACATGATGGATGCCATTGCTAATTTGCTATAAACGACAACTGACCATCTAGTGGTAACAGCCAGGACATCACTTTAGGGTTACAGAAATATCCCAAATAAAACACATTAAATCATGCAAGCATCAGTCCTTAAGCAGTTGAACACCCACACCACTAATGGAGTGAATATCAATCTGACTTACCTTTGGATGAGATTTCGTCATCGTCCATGGGAAGAACTGGAACAGGGTATGGAGGAACGTTAGGCCTACCAGCCATGTGTACAGGTGGTTTGGATGACGAGTCTGAAACCTTCTCCTGCATCAACAAGGAGATGTCAGTGCAAATCGCTTATTAAGTAGTGTTTAATATGAACACACTGACATAACAACTGATTTCCCAGCATGCATTGTAAAATTTATGGGAACATAGTACCGTAGAAAACATCGCAAAATACCTTTTTGTCCTTGCTTTTCTTAGAGGAGTTGTGgtcctctttctttcttttgccaCTCTCTTTTTTCTGCAGGTTCAACAAACTACCTCAAATCATTTCTAAAACCAAAATAAAGACTGTAGAGGCCAGGCATCATGAAACTCAAAACGGTAGGTATATGTtacttacattcatccatctgcAACGCAGGGCTACATCCCGAACCGTTTTCTCTGGCAATTTCATGGCTATCTTTGCATAACGAACGACAGGCACATCAGATGCATACCTGACAGCAAATGCCGAACAACATCAATGGAAACATAAGGTTAAAAAGTAACATGCCTCGCAGTTAACAGACCTTCACGATGTCGTCTAAACAATCTACTTACAAGATCAAAATGCAAACATAATGCTACAATCATTTTGAGTTATGCCTTCGTAAGGTCTGTGTGATATAACTACCAAACAACTGTTAAGAGTGAACAAAGGGCAAAACATTATCCACTTGCCTCAACTAAGTCAAAGTGTACTAACTACATTGCAAGGAGAAGTATTTGCGTGAGACAATCACTAGGAATAAGTTTGCTCCAATTAAATTTAAAAGGAGGCCGTCGAGTGTTGCAACCTACGACTATGCAAATACAATCTCACTGAATTTTGCTAAGTTCGTAATACAAACCCTGCCTAATTGCTCAAGATTATCAGCCAATTCTATCCGAGAGTCAGAATTCAGAACCGAAAGCAACCATCTAACCCGACCCGCGGCGCTCCCGAACCCGCAAAACCCAGCAATTCGGCGGACTCACTTGGCGAGCAGCTCGTCGAGGGTGGCCTGCTCCTCCGGCGACCACTCCCGCGCCAGCCCCGGGTCgtgccggagcgccgccgccgtgccgctgTTGGTAGGGTTcgcgccccctccccctccccctcctcctcctccgccgccgccgccggagtggGACCCGTTCTGCGCGGCGatgctcgccggcggcgggtggccGTTGGCGCCCATGCCCCCAGAATTGGAGCGGGAATGTTCCGCTGCTGATTTCAAGAAGCTGCTGCTCCGACCTGCGTTGGTGGTTGTCGGGGAGGGGAGACCGGGAGAGACGCTCTCTTGTTCGCGCGACGAGTGGATATGAGGGAATAAAAAGGGTTTTCTGGGTCTTTTGGGACTCTTTTTGATCGAAATGGGGATTTTTTGGCTGCTGTAGCGTGTTTGTTCGTGAGGTACGAGGGAGGCCGTTTTTTCTTTCCCTCTTCCGAATTTTAAGAGGTTTGTATATGCTATTTTTTTGTGATTTTGTGGATTTTAGGAAATGTTGAAGTACGAGCATACCCCCTTCATTCTAAATTAATTATACAAATTGCAGGTTGTTTGAACTttttagatatataatttttattaAATATCTAAACATAGCATTAAGCCAGATGCGTAACAAAATTTATATATTTAAAAAAGATAAAACAAATATAGGGGGAGTACTTAAATATCAATCTGTACGTCAGAAAATTACAATCTTGTATTGTTGCATATAGCGTACATGCATTCCCTTGTGCTTTAATTCCCTTGGCGACATGACAATGAGGTGGTGATATTGCATCCCCTCGCGTGAACCAAATTTTACAAGGATGAAGGATCTGATGGAAATTGGAAGGGTCAGGAACTAACCTGTACCGCTTCTGCTTGGAGCTATGGACGCGAGGCAGACATCAGATTGCAGGAGATCAGAGCCGCGAAGGAGCGTCGCTGCACATTGCTTGGGCGGCCGCCGGTGGCTGGCTGGATGACGAACTCTCGCGGACAATGCACACAGCACACGGCAGCGTCGGCGATCCATTCGAATACGAACTGATGGGGACGCAAAGTGACACGCTCAGCGGCGGCAGCTGATTGATACGGTAGGAGTCCTTGTCTACTCTCTCCGTATAAAAGAAAATACAACTCTCGCATCCCGATGAGTCCAACATTTTCAAatgtttgatcaaatttataaaaaaattaCTAACATTTATATCTTCAAATAAatttagtataaaaatatattacatgattaatctaataatatttattttgcAACATGAATATTAAtattattttttttataaatttggttaaatttaaaattattcGACACAAAGGGAGTACTGAGGCGCTTTTTTTTACGGACCGCACACGCTGGAATTGAAGCCCAGACTGCAAAAGTTCTCCATTTTTTTAAACATGTATGTAGCGGGATAGGTTGGGCCACAAGGTATGCCGCAGCCCACCTACCATACCCTGTGGATCCTGAGATCAATGTATGCTGCCTTCGAAATTCTGAAACTTCAATTCCTTTTACTGATTGGATGATATAATTTGGAACGGCGGAAATACTTGTCTTGATACTCCCTCCCCCTCCATcgggacccgaggcggcggagaAAGTTGAGACCAGCACGATCAAGTTCAGAAGCGTTCGTCGTTCCTCGCCTCGGGTGGCTGCAACTGCAAGAAAATCCGCGCGGCGCGTAATGGCGTGAGCAGTGACGGACCGAGGGCGGCGGACGAGCCCGCGCGCAATCAGGagctgccgcgcgcgcccccgccgccgcgccccatGCTTGCGTGCTCTCGCGCAGGAGATCGATCAGACGAGAGGAGCGGCGGATCGATGAGCTCAAGGAGTCAAGGAGCCGGCTGATAAGCGGCGGGCCACACGTGGCTCCCATGCTGGCGGCGCCAGCGGATCCCGGGGTTCCCGAGGACGGCGGTGCCTGCCGATGCTACAGGAGAGGCTACGGCGTGTCGCCCGCAGGCCTGCTCGCTCGCGTCAGCACCCACGTACGGAAGGAAATCCAGGCCAGCCCCGCGCCCCTGCCTGGACGCGCCGCTGGATGCTGGAGCTGCGACTGGGCAAGGTCGGCCGAGCGGCTCGAGCGCTGGTGTGCCGTCCACTACGGTCGTATCGGGATGCCATGCCCGGCTTGGCAAGCTAGCCAGGCTCGTAAAAGTCGTCGTGATCTGCTTGCTACTCTACTCACTACTCAGCTGGCTGTTGTCGGCAGAACGAGCCAGCAGAGCCCAGAGGCCGCAGGCACGGAAGCGAAGCAGGCGAGCTCGCACCGGCTTTGGCTCATGCCAGTAACGAGGTCACGAGAGCAGCGCGTGGGAGGAGATGGAGATCCGAGGCCACGCGAGCAGTTTGTACTACCGTTTTTGCTTGGGAGGATGCACCTTATGCTGTCTCCAACGGTGCTCTCTAGACCGTTCTCtaccctatatatagagaagattccgttctctattgctccagcagcgttctctaaatggtcctctaaaatagagaacgctacatatttcctctatatatacagagattctctctcatcttctctattttttctttacattttaaacactgaattaaataaaaataaaatatgtccatagcatttgaggtatgataaatatgtacgtacaaaaatttggaacaaaatacgtttctaatatagggtttaatgtatagagaacgagatttagagaacgttgttggagagaaatgagatatagagaaaagaatcttgtagagaagtcTGTAAATGACGGATATAGAGAACGATATAGAGAAGGACAGTTGGATATAGCCTTTACAACCGCTACACCACCTAGTGGTCTAGTGTTAGCTGAATTTCTCTTCTCTGAGCCGATTGTTGGCCGTAGCGTTTGTAGGTTAGCGGTCTAGTGAAATCACTGTGTCCAGCATGGCTCCTCCAACAACCCCCAACAATAGCGGGATTCTCAATTTAAAAGGCTGTTTGCGTCCTCGGCATCCGCACAATCACTATTATAAAACTACTGCTCActaagagcaactccaacaGCTTACCTAAATCTAATTAGCTAGATAAATTTAAATTAGTTGCTCTAAAAACTCCGTCCAACAGTCTCTCCATCTTGCTCCCCTTGCTATCCCATTCTCCATCCCCTCCCCTCCGCTAGCCTTTTTTACCGAACGGATCCCCTCGCCATCGTCGTCCTCCCGCGCGCAGGGGCCTGTTCGCGTGCCAAAATCCGGTCCGCCCCCTCCCCTCGCGTCCCGCCCTCGCGCTGGCGCCACCCCCTCCTGTCAGTCCCGCTCACGCCAGCGCTGCCCCGTCGCACAGCTCCATCGCGCCTACAGAGGAGCTCGTGGCTCCTGCCCGCATGCGTCGGCGGAGGAGCTCGTGGCTCCCGCTCGCAGGCGTCGGTGGAGCTCGCGGCTCCAGCGCGCCCGCCCGCGGTGGAGCTCACGGTGGCCTCACGCTTCAAGCATGGCTCATTGGATTTCGAATCCAAGAGACTCAGGAACTTGACGAACCTCTAGCGACGCTCCTGGACGCTGCACGAGTCTCTGACCCATCATTTCCATCATCGTGGCGGTCAGAACTCACCGGCAATGAGATGGACGCCGGCGATAGGACCTCCCTCGAGTCAAAGAACTCTTGCTCCTCCCCGACACCCGAGAAGCGTGCCATGGACACGGTGGTCTTCGGGAGTTCAAGCACTCGCAAGGCAGCGCTTTGGCTGCATCAAGGAAAAGAATTTCGCCGGCGACGACAGCAAGCGAAGGGTACAAGCGGATCTCGCGGTTCTTGGATCTCGGGCGGGAGAGTCGCACGTGCTTCCCCTGATGGTGCACCCACCGCGGCTGGTGTCCTACCTCTCCAGTCCTTgcttcttctccctctctccgCTTGGGGGATGGATGATGATGGCGATGGTAAGGCtggaaacgagccgagccggGCTCGGCTCGGCTTGGTGCAGCTCGGTGGTTGAGCGAgccgagccaggctcggctcgGTAATTTTTCGAGCTTGCTGAgtaggctcggctcggctcgaaCTAGGCTCCGAGCCAAC
The sequence above is drawn from the Panicum hallii strain FIL2 chromosome 7, PHallii_v3.1, whole genome shotgun sequence genome and encodes:
- the LOC112901158 gene encoding uncharacterized protein LOC112901158, with protein sequence MGANGHPPPASIAAQNGSHSGGGGGGGGGGGGGGANPTNSGTAAALRHDPGLAREWSPEEQATLDELLAKYASDVPVVRYAKIAMKLPEKTVRDVALRCRWMNKKESGKRKKEDHNSSKKSKDKKEKVSDSSSKPPVHMAGRPNVPPYPVPVLPMDDDEISSKAIGGPTGEILETNAQVLGQISTNLSNMQIQDNISLLCQTRDNILRILKEINDAPEIMKQMPPLPVKINEELVNSLLPRPAVPMQ